DNA from Leptospira bandrabouensis:
GGATACGACTTGGTTTGTTTTTCCAAAAGAAAAGATAACCAATATCTCTCCAAGTGATAAGTTCGTCCAAGAAGTGATTGGCGGAAGTTGAATCCGAGTAAAAATGTTCCCGGTCCCCTGGTTTTTGGTGGCTTAACCTTTCCGGATTCCATTTCCCTTTTGATGATATTTCCAAAACAGCATTGAAAATTTCTTCGATTCCTATATGCCCAAAATGAAGATAAGGGGAAAGTCCACTAGTGGCTGTTAGATTCGGAGGATTGGGATTGGACCTGCCAATTTCATAATCTTTTAATTTTTTTGATACAAAAGATTTCAGAATCTTAAGTGCTTCATTACGACCACCTTTTATCCCTGTGGCAGGAGAAACATTTTCTTTAAAATCAATGGTATTTAAAAAAGAATCTAAATCTTTTGGTAATCCAAATCCTTTAGGTGGTTTTGAGTTTTGGTGGAGTCCTTGTAAATCTTCCTTTTCCCATTTTTGTTTGGTGAATTTAGGCATTCCTTTTAGAAATTCTTTATGAATCCAAATCCTTAAAATCCTTGCGGCACTGGCTTCTTTTTCAAAACGAGAGAGTGGAAGTAGGGAATTGCTATCCACTGCATATACCGGGCAATTGACCTTACCTGCCAGTTTTGTGATTTGTTCGGGAATGATAAAACAAGGAAAGTCATCTGTGACAATGGCTGCCGCATCTTTGGATATTTCTTTTAAAATACCACGGGCGGGATTAAATTTGGATTCAACAAAGGGCCAGTAATTGATTCCTAGTTCGTCTGCTCTTGTTTGGTTGTCATACATTCCTTCCAAAATAAATTTATGGATTCGTTCTGAATTCCAAGGATAGTCGGAACGTAAACCTTCATACACAATCAGTTCTTTCTTATGTTTTTTCGCTAGAGAGTATGCATAAAAAAAGGCATGGTTTGAATCAAATCGCCGGTAGGCCTGCATCCAATACAAGATGTACTTTCCGTTGTTTGCAAAAGGATTTTGGTTACAATTTCTGATTCGTTCTTCGGTCACGTTTATTAGAGTATTTTTGGATCTTGAATGCTTTGTTTTTTAACAAGCCGACCCTAGTTTAGGTTTTCGATGTGCTTATAATTTATGCTTTGTGACCTTATATCCAGCAAATTGATTTAATATCACCAGTTCTTTTTATCGATTACCCTGCCCATTGATTCAGAAATTTACACAAAATGGAGGGTTTTTAAGCATTAATCCATTTTTTTTTCCTTCAAATCCGATCTGGCATAAAACGGGTACCAATCTTGCACTGTAAGTAAGCAAATAACATGGAAAGGAAACATGGTAATATGAAACAGTATTTCAAATCAATCGCCTTCCTGCTCCTGGTTGTTCCGATGTTCCTTTTTGCAGATGAAGCTGCAACCGTCGCGAACCCGGCGCAAGAAACCGCAAACGCAATTCAAACTTTGACAGTCGGCTTAGACACTTTATGGGTGTTAGTTGCTGGTATGTTGGTATTCTTTATGAATGCCGGTTTTGCTCTCGTTGAATCGGGTTTTGCTCAATCGAAGAACACCGTGAACATCCTCGCAAAAAACTTTATCGTTTTTGCTGCAGCCACTTTCTCCTATTGGGCAATCGGTTGGGGTTTGATGTTTGGGGACGGATCTCCCTATATGGCAACAGAAGGACTTTTTTTCTTAGGCGGAGCTGATAACTCGCCGGCTATCGGTGATGCATACCAAGGTGTGTATTCCTCCATGAATTGGACAGGGGTTCCTCTTCTTGCAAAGTTTTTCTTTCAATTGGTTTTTGCAGCAACAGCAGCAACGATTGT
Protein-coding regions in this window:
- a CDS encoding deoxyribodipyrimidine photolyase, producing MQAYRRFDSNHAFFYAYSLAKKHKKELIVYEGLRSDYPWNSERIHKFILEGMYDNQTRADELGINYWPFVESKFNPARGILKEISKDAAAIVTDDFPCFIIPEQITKLAGKVNCPVYAVDSNSLLPLSRFEKEASAARILRIWIHKEFLKGMPKFTKQKWEKEDLQGLHQNSKPPKGFGLPKDLDSFLNTIDFKENVSPATGIKGGRNEALKILKSFVSKKLKDYEIGRSNPNPPNLTATSGLSPYLHFGHIGIEEIFNAVLEISSKGKWNPERLSHQKPGDREHFYSDSTSANHFLDELITWRDIGYLFFWKNKPSRIHLENLPDWVKSNFKKHKSDTREYLYTLEQFESAKTHDELWNAAQIELVKTGRMHNYMRMLWGKKVIEWTKTYEEAFQILEHLNNKYAYDGRNPNSYTGILWCFGLFDRPWFPERNVFGNVRFMSSDSTKKKFKMNTYLEYIDELSGNSDLLFP